The Micromonospora sediminicola genome contains a region encoding:
- a CDS encoding adenylate kinase — MRRILVVGSSGAGKSTLAGELARRLDLPLIHLDRHYWRPGWTAPAPADFRAEVASLAARPAWVMDGNYAGTLDLRLPRADALMLCDPSRILCLTRVLRRRWTGRAVSDPRADLPDGCPERIDLDLLRHVWRYPRDSRPRVLAAVAAYAPTIPVHRLRGPRDVARLLDRLA; from the coding sequence GTGCGCCGCATCCTCGTCGTCGGCAGTTCCGGCGCCGGCAAGAGCACGCTCGCCGGTGAGTTGGCCCGGCGTCTCGACCTGCCCCTGATCCACCTCGACCGGCACTACTGGCGGCCCGGCTGGACCGCGCCGGCACCGGCCGACTTCCGTGCCGAGGTGGCGTCGCTGGCCGCCCGCCCCGCCTGGGTGATGGACGGCAACTACGCGGGCACCCTCGACCTCCGGCTGCCCCGCGCCGACGCCCTGATGCTCTGCGACCCCTCCCGCATCCTCTGCCTGACCCGGGTGCTGCGCCGCCGCTGGACCGGCCGCGCGGTCTCCGACCCCCGCGCCGACCTTCCCGACGGCTGCCCGGAGCGGATCGACCTCGACCTCCTGCGCCACGTCTGGCGCTATCCCCGTGACTCCCGCCCCCGGGTGCTCGCGGCCGTCGCCGCGTACGCGCCCACGATCCCGGTGCACCGGCTGCGCGGGCCGCGCGACGTCGCGCGCCTCCTGGACCGCCTCGCGTAA
- a CDS encoding DUF6186 family protein: MRALAIGGFLAALLLFAAVEWAARREGSRIPSLADVCAFVMRYEVGPVPVGRIGLFGFWWWLGWHFLAR, encoded by the coding sequence ATGCGCGCTCTGGCGATCGGCGGGTTCCTGGCCGCGCTGCTGCTGTTCGCGGCCGTCGAGTGGGCGGCCCGTCGGGAGGGTTCCCGGATCCCGTCGCTGGCCGACGTGTGCGCCTTCGTCATGCGGTACGAGGTGGGCCCGGTCCCGGTCGGCCGGATCGGCCTGTTCGGCTTCTGGTGGTGGCTCGGCTGGCACTTCCTGGCCCGCTGA
- a CDS encoding DHH family phosphoesterase: MTGAGPGPTDAEWAAAVEAVRGLPADARVLLICHVNPDGDALGSMLGFGLGLRRLGVRHLQATFPGPPGVPEPFRWLPGVELLVPQDDAYPDPDLVICFDAAGDSRLGDLVDRLGRAGTSLVLDHHASNTGFGRINLVDPHAAATSVVALGLLDRLGVPLDAEMATGLYVALTTDTGSFRFEATTPAVHEMAARLLATGIRPGDISRRIFDTRPFGAVRLFGEVLGRATLEPAAAAGHGLVWTYATHDDLARHDQPAYVLEALIDSVRCTAEADVSCVVKQSGDAEWAVSLRSKGAVDVSRVAVALGGGGHRFAAGFTGRGPLDEVVGNIRAALGAEVLTPHS; the protein is encoded by the coding sequence GTGACCGGGGCCGGCCCTGGTCCCACCGACGCCGAGTGGGCGGCCGCCGTCGAGGCGGTACGCGGGCTCCCCGCCGACGCGCGGGTGCTCCTGATCTGCCACGTCAACCCGGACGGGGACGCGCTCGGCAGCATGCTCGGCTTCGGGCTGGGGCTGCGCCGGCTCGGCGTACGCCATCTCCAGGCGACCTTCCCCGGCCCACCCGGCGTCCCCGAGCCGTTCCGCTGGCTGCCCGGCGTCGAGCTGCTGGTGCCGCAGGACGACGCGTACCCGGATCCGGACCTGGTGATCTGTTTCGACGCGGCCGGCGACTCCCGGCTGGGCGACCTGGTCGACCGGCTGGGCCGGGCGGGCACGTCGCTGGTGCTCGACCACCACGCCTCGAACACCGGCTTCGGCCGGATCAACCTGGTCGACCCGCACGCCGCGGCCACCTCCGTGGTCGCGCTGGGCCTGCTGGACCGGCTCGGCGTCCCGCTGGACGCGGAGATGGCGACCGGGCTCTACGTGGCGCTGACCACCGACACCGGCTCGTTCCGCTTCGAGGCGACCACCCCGGCGGTGCACGAGATGGCCGCCCGCCTGCTCGCCACCGGCATCCGCCCCGGCGACATCTCCCGGCGGATCTTCGACACCCGCCCGTTCGGCGCCGTGCGGCTCTTCGGCGAGGTGCTCGGCCGGGCCACGCTGGAACCCGCCGCCGCCGCCGGGCACGGCCTGGTCTGGACGTACGCGACCCACGACGACCTGGCCCGCCACGACCAGCCGGCGTACGTGCTGGAGGCGCTGATCGACTCGGTGCGCTGCACCGCCGAGGCGGACGTGAGCTGCGTGGTCAAGCAGTCCGGCGACGCCGAGTGGGCGGTCTCGCTGCGCAGCAAGGGCGCGGTGGACGTGAGCCGGGTGGCGGTGGCGCTCGGCGGCGGCGGGCACCGGTTCGCGGCCGGCTTCACCGGCCGGGGCCCGCTCGACGAGGTGGTCGGGAACATCCGCGCCGCGCTCGGCGCCGAGGTGCTCACCCCGCACTCCTGA
- the rbfA gene encoding 30S ribosome-binding factor RbfA → MSDPAKVRRHAERIRELVASLVRSQIKDPRLGMITITDARITADLRDATVFYTVLGDAAAQASTAAALESAKGMLRSTVGKALGLRHSPTLTFVLDDVQDQVKHIDDLLAAARNADAEVQRLAATSSYAGEAQPYRVEDEDEDSPAGNAAAGDEPTGDDEPRGGDRR, encoded by the coding sequence ATGTCGGATCCGGCCAAGGTACGCCGGCACGCGGAGCGCATCCGTGAACTGGTCGCGTCGCTGGTGCGGAGCCAGATCAAGGACCCCCGGCTCGGCATGATCACGATCACCGACGCCCGGATCACCGCCGACCTGCGCGACGCCACCGTCTTCTACACCGTGCTCGGCGACGCGGCGGCCCAGGCGAGCACCGCCGCCGCGCTGGAGAGCGCCAAGGGCATGCTGCGCAGCACCGTCGGCAAGGCCCTCGGGCTGCGACACTCGCCGACGCTGACCTTCGTCCTCGACGACGTGCAGGACCAGGTCAAGCACATCGACGACCTGCTCGCGGCCGCGCGCAACGCCGACGCCGAGGTGCAGCGGCTGGCCGCCACGTCCTCCTACGCGGGCGAGGCCCAGCCGTACCGGGTCGAGGACGAGGACGAGGACTCGCCGGCCGGGAACGCCGCGGCCGGGGACGAGCCGACCGGGGACGACGAACCGCGCGGCGGCGACCGCCGGTGA
- a CDS encoding DUF503 domain-containing protein: MYTGTALFDLLLSGDSRSLKAKRSYVRPIVAALRKFEVSAAEVGALDLHGRAEIGVAVVAAEPAHVREVLDSCERLVAARPETELLSVRRRLHGADD; this comes from the coding sequence GTGTATACCGGAACCGCGCTGTTCGACCTGTTGCTCTCGGGCGACTCCCGCTCCCTGAAGGCCAAGCGGTCCTACGTCCGGCCGATCGTCGCCGCGCTGCGCAAGTTCGAGGTCTCCGCCGCCGAGGTGGGCGCGCTCGACCTGCACGGCCGGGCCGAGATCGGGGTGGCCGTGGTGGCCGCCGAGCCGGCCCACGTCCGCGAGGTGCTCGACTCCTGCGAGCGGCTGGTCGCCGCCCGTCCGGAGACCGAACTGCTGTCGGTACGCCGCCGCCTGCACGGCGCGGACGACTGA
- a CDS encoding TRM11 family SAM-dependent methyltransferase has protein sequence MPRYALLLAPSANRVYADAAGRLTRAELEIFAGSGMLDAAPADVAAERIGGVEYLTFTAPEPGLGTRDLAHLANLSAAYALFERVGDDLLRPVPLHPLAHYDSDLITIQKYAGKTNEQFTRLLLNVTLLASAAAPRMLDGGLVVLDPLCGRGTTLNQALMYGHDGIGVERDLQDVEAYTAFLRTWLRRKRLKHTAETTSVRRDRKLVARRFEAVLSPSRDAHRAGVTQRVVVLNTDTTRSREVLRPRCADVIVTDAPYGVAHGSRTGQGLSRSPLELLSAAVPVWRELLRPGGAVGLSWNTHVAPRAAAEAVLTDAGLRVVDGPGWRDLAHRVDQAIERDVLVAVAP, from the coding sequence GTGCCCAGGTACGCGCTGCTGCTCGCCCCGTCCGCCAACCGCGTCTACGCCGACGCCGCCGGCCGGCTGACCCGCGCCGAATTGGAGATCTTCGCCGGCTCCGGGATGCTCGACGCGGCCCCCGCCGACGTCGCGGCGGAGCGGATCGGCGGGGTGGAGTACCTGACCTTCACCGCCCCCGAGCCCGGGCTCGGCACCCGCGACCTGGCCCACCTGGCGAACCTGTCGGCGGCGTACGCGCTCTTCGAGCGGGTCGGCGACGACCTGCTCCGGCCGGTGCCGCTGCACCCGCTGGCGCACTACGACTCCGACCTGATCACCATCCAGAAGTACGCCGGCAAGACCAACGAGCAGTTCACCCGGCTGCTGCTCAACGTCACGCTGCTCGCCTCGGCCGCCGCGCCCCGGATGCTCGACGGCGGGCTGGTGGTGCTGGACCCGCTCTGCGGCCGGGGCACCACGCTCAACCAGGCGCTCATGTACGGCCACGACGGCATCGGGGTCGAACGCGACCTCCAGGACGTGGAGGCGTACACGGCGTTCCTGCGTACCTGGTTGCGCCGCAAGCGGCTCAAGCACACGGCGGAGACCACGTCGGTGCGCCGGGACCGCAAGCTGGTCGCCCGCCGCTTCGAGGCGGTGCTCTCCCCGTCCCGGGACGCGCACCGGGCCGGCGTCACCCAGCGGGTCGTCGTGCTGAACACCGACACCACCCGGTCCCGCGAGGTGCTGCGGCCCCGCTGCGCCGACGTGATCGTTACCGACGCGCCGTACGGGGTGGCCCACGGCAGCCGCACCGGGCAAGGGTTGTCCCGCAGCCCGCTGGAACTGCTCAGCGCCGCCGTACCGGTGTGGCGGGAGCTGCTGCGGCCGGGCGGCGCGGTGGGGTTGTCCTGGAACACCCACGTGGCGCCGCGCGCGGCGGCGGAGGCGGTGCTGACCGACGCCGGTCTGCGGGTGGTCGACGGGCCCGGCTGGCGGGACCTCGCCCACCGGGTCGACCAGGCGATCGAGCGGGACGTGCTGGTGGCGGTCGCCCCTTAA
- the infB gene encoding translation initiation factor IF-2, whose amino-acid sequence MAGKARVHELAKELGVESKTVLAKLKEMGEFVKSASSTVEAPVARRLRSAFVAGSSAPAAPPAAAPSGPAPTPTPTPTPGAPRVSARPTPPRRPAAPAPGPKPKGPVPGPPQPATPVAKPASAHDIEVAAAEARAAALKAEQEAAVKAAQAARQQQRETVRREPPAEGGPRPGPRPGPNAMPPRPGSPAAGRPGGPGQGPGARPGGRPPARGAGNNPFGIQGGQQQRPPAAGAGGPRPSPAGMPPRPSPASMPPRPSPASMPSQRPTTGRPGGPGGGRGGPGGGAGRPGGGGGGYRGGPGGGGGGGGYRGGPGGGGGGGGYRGGPGGGGGAPGGGFRPPAGGGGRPGGGGRGRGGGAAGAFGRPGGRPTRGRKSKKQRRQEFDNLSAPTMSSGAPRGQGQVVRLSRGASLSDFADKINANPGSLVQEMFNLGEMVTATQSCSDETLLLLGEHLGFDVQIVSPEDEDRELLAQFNIDLDAEVAADRLVSRAPVVTVMGHVDHGKTKLLDAIRKANVVAGEAGGITQHIGAYQVHVPHEGEDRAVTFIDTPGHEAFTAMRARGAQVTDIVILVVAADDGVMPQTIEALNHAKAADVPIVVAVNKVDKPEANPDKVRQQLTEYGLVAEEYGGDTMFVNVAAKPGIGIEELLEAVLLTADASLELTAPIDGPAQGVAIEAHLDKGRGAVATVLVQKGTLRAGDSIVAGGAHGRVRAMLDENGKPVDEAGPARPVMVLGLTTVPGAGDTFLAAEDDRTVRQIAEQRQARRRAASFANSRGRATLETLMEQLKEGEKTSLNLVLKGDGSGSVEALEDALFNLDIPEEVQLRIIHRGVGAITESDVMLASASNEAVTIIGFNVRAANKVREIADREGVEIRYYTVIYQAIEEIDAALKGLLKPEYEEVELGTAEIRDVFRSSKIGNISGCIVRSGLIRRNAKARLLRDGAVVADNLTISSLKRFKDDATEVREGFECGLTLGGYNNVQVGDIIETFEMREKPRA is encoded by the coding sequence GTGGCAGGAAAGGCCCGCGTACACGAGCTTGCCAAGGAGCTCGGGGTCGAAAGCAAGACCGTTCTCGCCAAACTCAAGGAGATGGGCGAGTTCGTGAAGTCCGCGTCCAGCACCGTCGAGGCGCCTGTCGCCCGACGGCTGCGGAGCGCGTTCGTAGCCGGTTCCTCGGCGCCCGCCGCCCCGCCGGCGGCCGCGCCCAGCGGACCGGCACCGACCCCGACGCCCACCCCGACCCCGGGCGCTCCCCGGGTCTCGGCCCGGCCGACGCCGCCCCGGCGTCCGGCCGCGCCGGCTCCAGGACCGAAGCCCAAGGGCCCGGTCCCCGGCCCGCCGCAGCCGGCGACCCCGGTCGCCAAGCCGGCGAGCGCGCACGACATCGAAGTGGCGGCCGCCGAGGCGCGTGCCGCCGCGCTGAAGGCTGAGCAGGAGGCCGCGGTCAAGGCCGCGCAGGCCGCCCGCCAGCAGCAGCGTGAGACCGTTCGCCGGGAGCCTCCGGCCGAGGGCGGTCCCCGCCCCGGTCCGCGTCCCGGCCCGAACGCCATGCCGCCGCGTCCGGGTTCCCCGGCCGCCGGTCGGCCCGGTGGCCCGGGCCAGGGTCCGGGTGCCCGGCCCGGTGGTCGTCCGCCGGCGCGGGGCGCCGGTAACAACCCGTTCGGCATCCAGGGTGGCCAGCAGCAGCGGCCGCCGGCCGCGGGTGCGGGCGGTCCCCGTCCCAGCCCGGCCGGGATGCCGCCGCGGCCGAGCCCGGCGTCCATGCCGCCGCGGCCCAGCCCGGCGTCCATGCCGAGCCAGCGCCCGACCACGGGTCGCCCCGGCGGCCCCGGTGGCGGTCGTGGCGGTCCCGGTGGCGGCGCGGGTCGTCCCGGTGGCGGCGGCGGTGGCTACCGCGGCGGTCCCGGTGGCGGCGGCGGTGGCGGTGGCTACCGCGGCGGTCCCGGTGGCGGCGGCGGTGGCGGTGGCTACCGCGGTGGCCCCGGTGGCGGTGGCGGCGCACCCGGTGGCGGTTTCCGTCCGCCGGCCGGCGGCGGTGGCCGTCCGGGTGGCGGCGGTCGTGGCCGTGGCGGCGGCGCCGCGGGTGCCTTCGGGCGTCCGGGTGGTCGGCCGACCCGTGGTCGCAAGTCCAAGAAGCAGCGCAGACAGGAGTTCGACAACCTGTCGGCCCCGACCATGTCCTCGGGTGCTCCCCGTGGCCAGGGTCAGGTCGTCCGGCTGTCCCGTGGCGCCTCGCTGTCGGACTTCGCCGACAAGATCAACGCCAACCCGGGTTCGCTGGTCCAGGAGATGTTCAACCTGGGCGAGATGGTGACCGCGACGCAGTCGTGTTCCGACGAGACCCTGCTGCTGCTGGGTGAGCACCTCGGCTTCGACGTGCAGATCGTCAGCCCGGAGGACGAGGACCGCGAGCTGCTCGCGCAGTTCAACATCGACCTCGACGCCGAGGTCGCGGCGGACCGCCTGGTCAGCCGTGCGCCGGTGGTGACCGTCATGGGTCACGTCGACCACGGTAAGACCAAGCTGCTCGACGCGATCCGCAAGGCGAACGTGGTGGCCGGCGAGGCGGGTGGCATCACCCAGCACATCGGCGCCTACCAGGTGCACGTCCCGCACGAGGGCGAGGACCGCGCGGTGACCTTCATCGACACCCCGGGTCACGAGGCGTTCACCGCCATGCGTGCCCGTGGTGCGCAGGTCACCGACATCGTGATCCTCGTGGTCGCGGCGGACGACGGCGTGATGCCGCAGACCATCGAGGCGCTCAACCACGCCAAGGCGGCGGACGTGCCGATCGTGGTCGCGGTCAACAAGGTCGACAAGCCCGAGGCGAACCCGGACAAGGTCCGCCAGCAGCTGACCGAGTACGGCCTGGTCGCCGAGGAGTACGGCGGCGACACGATGTTCGTCAACGTGGCCGCGAAGCCCGGTATCGGCATCGAGGAGCTGCTCGAGGCCGTCCTGCTGACCGCCGACGCGTCACTGGAGCTGACCGCTCCGATCGACGGGCCGGCGCAGGGTGTGGCCATCGAGGCGCACCTGGACAAGGGCCGGGGCGCGGTGGCGACCGTGCTCGTGCAGAAGGGCACCCTGCGTGCCGGCGACTCCATCGTCGCCGGTGGGGCGCACGGCCGGGTCCGGGCCATGCTGGACGAGAACGGCAAGCCGGTCGACGAGGCCGGGCCGGCGCGTCCGGTCATGGTGCTCGGTCTGACCACGGTGCCGGGTGCGGGTGACACCTTCCTGGCCGCCGAGGACGACCGGACCGTTCGGCAGATCGCCGAGCAGCGGCAGGCGCGGCGGCGGGCGGCGTCGTTCGCCAACTCCCGTGGCCGGGCCACTCTCGAGACGCTCATGGAGCAGCTCAAGGAGGGCGAGAAGACCTCGCTCAACCTGGTGCTCAAGGGCGACGGCTCCGGTTCCGTGGAGGCGCTCGAGGACGCGCTGTTCAACCTCGACATCCCCGAGGAGGTCCAGCTCCGGATCATCCACCGGGGCGTGGGCGCGATCACCGAGAGCGACGTCATGCTCGCGAGCGCCTCGAACGAGGCGGTCACGATCATCGGCTTCAACGTGCGGGCCGCCAACAAGGTCCGCGAGATCGCCGACCGCGAGGGCGTGGAGATCCGGTACTACACGGTCATCTACCAGGCCATCGAGGAGATCGACGCCGCGCTCAAGGGTCTGCTCAAGCCGGAGTACGAGGAGGTCGAGCTGGGCACCGCGGAGATCCGCGACGTCTTCCGCTCGTCCAAGATCGGCAACATCTCCGGCTGTATCGTCCGGTCCGGTCTCATCCGCCGCAACGCCAAGGCGCGGCTGCTGCGGGACGGGGCGGTCGTGGCGGACAACCTCACGATCAGCTCCTTGAAGCGGTTCAAGGACGACGCGACCGAGGTCCGCGAAGGCTTCGAGTGTGGTCTGACGCTGGGCGGTTACAACAACGTCCAGGTCGGCGACATCATCGAGACCTTCGAGATGCGGGAGAAGCCGCGCGCCTGA
- the nusA gene encoding transcription termination factor NusA codes for MNIDLAALRALEREREIPFDTILAAIETALLTAYRHTDGAEAHARVEIDRKSGAASVYAQELDADGTVTREWDDTPHDFGRIAAMTAKQVILQRLREATDEVHFGEYVGRDGDLVTGVVQAHETRREKGIVSVDLGKLEGVLPQSEQVPGERYEHGERIRCVVVHVAKGMRGPQITLSRSHPALVKKLFALEVPEIADGTVEIGAIAREAGHRTKIAVRSTASGVNAKGACIGPMGQRVRAVMSELHGEKIDIIDWSDDPATFVGNALSPAKALRVEVVDLASRTARVTVPDFQLSLAIGREGQNARLAARLTGWRIDIRSDAETAGPSARGGADHVPEPGGAISSS; via the coding sequence GTGAACATCGACCTCGCGGCGCTGCGCGCCCTGGAGCGCGAGCGGGAGATCCCGTTCGACACGATCCTCGCGGCGATCGAGACCGCGCTGCTGACCGCCTACCGGCACACCGACGGCGCCGAGGCGCACGCCCGGGTGGAGATCGACCGCAAGAGCGGGGCCGCCTCGGTCTACGCGCAGGAGCTGGACGCCGACGGCACGGTGACCCGGGAGTGGGACGACACCCCGCACGACTTCGGTCGGATCGCCGCCATGACCGCGAAGCAGGTGATCCTCCAGCGGCTGCGGGAGGCCACCGACGAGGTGCACTTCGGCGAGTACGTCGGCCGCGACGGTGACCTGGTCACCGGCGTGGTGCAGGCGCACGAGACCCGCCGGGAGAAGGGCATCGTCAGCGTCGACCTGGGCAAGCTGGAGGGCGTCCTGCCCCAGTCCGAGCAGGTCCCCGGCGAGCGGTACGAGCACGGCGAGCGGATCCGCTGCGTCGTGGTGCACGTCGCCAAGGGAATGCGCGGGCCGCAGATCACGCTGTCCCGTTCGCACCCGGCGCTGGTGAAGAAGCTGTTCGCGCTGGAGGTGCCGGAGATCGCCGACGGTACGGTGGAGATCGGCGCGATCGCCCGTGAGGCAGGTCACCGCACGAAGATCGCCGTCCGGTCGACCGCTTCCGGCGTCAACGCCAAGGGCGCCTGCATCGGCCCGATGGGCCAGCGGGTCCGCGCGGTGATGAGCGAGCTGCACGGCGAGAAGATCGACATCATCGACTGGTCGGACGACCCGGCCACCTTCGTCGGCAACGCCCTCTCGCCGGCCAAGGCCCTGCGGGTCGAGGTGGTCGACCTGGCCAGCCGTACCGCCCGGGTCACCGTTCCGGACTTCCAGCTCTCGCTCGCGATCGGCCGGGAAGGGCAGAACGCCCGCCTCGCGGCCCGCCTGACCGGTTGGCGGATCGACATCCGCTCCGACGCGGAGACCGCCGGCCCGTCCGCGCGGGGCGGAGCTGATCACGTCCCGGAGCCGGGCGGCGCGATCTCGAGCAGCTAG
- the rimP gene encoding ribosome maturation factor RimP: MTQRGRATRPTGPSGRPRRSDGPRGADRGGAPRGDLAARRTRLREVIEPVVTAAGYDLEDLSVSRAGRRHVVRVIVDADGGINLDAVADVSRAVSAALDAAEEAGGDIVAGEYQLEVSSPGVDRPLTLPRHWRRNVGRLVKVTVRGGAGDRQLTGRVTAADDERVELESDAGPVTHAYAELGPGRVQVEFSRLDDEDLGDDTDIDDDDEDLEDEER; this comes from the coding sequence ATGACGCAGCGTGGCCGTGCCACCCGGCCGACGGGGCCCAGCGGACGGCCTCGCCGGTCCGACGGCCCCCGCGGCGCGGACCGGGGCGGCGCACCCCGCGGCGACCTCGCCGCGCGCCGGACCCGGCTGCGCGAGGTGATCGAGCCGGTGGTCACCGCTGCCGGCTACGACCTGGAGGACCTCTCCGTCTCCCGGGCCGGCCGGCGGCACGTGGTCCGGGTGATCGTGGACGCCGACGGCGGGATCAACCTGGACGCCGTCGCGGACGTGTCCCGGGCGGTCTCCGCGGCGCTGGACGCGGCCGAGGAGGCCGGCGGCGACATCGTCGCCGGCGAGTACCAGCTGGAGGTCAGCTCCCCCGGTGTGGACCGTCCGCTCACCCTGCCCCGGCACTGGCGACGCAACGTCGGCCGGCTGGTCAAGGTCACCGTGCGCGGCGGGGCCGGCGACCGGCAGCTCACCGGCCGGGTGACGGCCGCCGACGACGAGCGGGTGGAGCTGGAGAGCGACGCCGGGCCCGTCACGCACGCGTACGCCGAACTGGGCCCCGGCCGGGTCCAGGTGGAGTTCTCCCGCCTGGACGACGAGGACCTCGGTGACGACACCGACATCGACGACGACGACGAAGATCTGGAGGACGAGGAGAGGTGA
- a CDS encoding ferritin-like domain-containing protein encodes MPGRYAPSPTSGPTQALADALAAEYAAIWAYGVIGVHLTDAARTAARAAEAAHRSRRDALLLQLAEGSGQVPADRAGYALPFPVTDRAGALRLAVEIEERTAGHWRAALPHTTGPDRNTALAALTDCALRATRWRRTAGVTPVTVAFPGRTA; translated from the coding sequence CTGCCCGGCCGGTACGCCCCGAGCCCGACCAGCGGCCCGACCCAGGCCCTCGCCGACGCGCTCGCCGCCGAGTACGCGGCGATCTGGGCGTACGGGGTGATCGGCGTGCACCTCACCGACGCGGCCCGCACGGCCGCCCGCGCCGCCGAGGCGGCCCACCGGTCCCGCCGCGACGCGTTGCTCCTCCAACTCGCCGAGGGCTCCGGCCAGGTGCCCGCCGACCGGGCCGGCTACGCGCTGCCCTTCCCGGTGACCGACCGGGCCGGCGCGCTGCGGCTGGCGGTGGAGATCGAGGAGCGGACCGCCGGGCACTGGCGGGCCGCGCTGCCGCACACCACCGGCCCCGACCGCAACACCGCACTCGCCGCGCTCACCGACTGCGCGTTGCGGGCCACCCGCTGGCGGCGTACGGCGGGGGTGACTCCGGTCACCGTCGCCTTCCCGGGCCGCACGGCCTGA
- a CDS encoding PadR family transcriptional regulator: MSIRHGLLALLERGQMYGYQLRAAFEESTGSTWPLNIGQVYTTLARLERDGLVRPLPENEGGQRPYEITDAGRADLALWFATPISRADRPRDELSIKLALALTTPGVDVRAVVQTQRSATMRALQEFTRLKYASDKPEDLPWRLVLDAMIFQAEAEVRWLDHCETSLVRHRPAPARPADHPEAVDRAGDEARR; this comes from the coding sequence ATGTCCATCCGTCACGGCCTGCTCGCCCTGCTCGAACGCGGCCAGATGTACGGCTACCAGCTGCGCGCCGCGTTCGAGGAGTCGACCGGGTCGACCTGGCCGCTGAACATCGGGCAGGTCTACACCACGCTCGCGCGGCTGGAACGCGACGGACTGGTCCGCCCACTGCCGGAGAACGAGGGCGGGCAGCGGCCGTACGAGATCACCGACGCCGGGCGCGCGGACCTGGCGCTCTGGTTCGCCACGCCGATCAGCCGCGCGGACCGGCCCCGGGACGAGCTGTCGATCAAGCTGGCGTTGGCGCTGACCACCCCCGGGGTGGACGTCCGCGCGGTGGTGCAGACCCAGCGCAGCGCCACCATGCGTGCCCTGCAGGAGTTCACCCGGTTGAAGTACGCCAGCGACAAGCCGGAGGATCTGCCCTGGCGGTTGGTGCTGGACGCGATGATCTTCCAGGCCGAGGCCGAGGTGCGCTGGCTCGACCACTGCGAGACCAGCCTGGTCCGGCACCGCCCGGCGCCGGCCCGACCGGCGGACCACCCCGAGGCGGTGGACCGGGCCGGCGACGAAGCCCGCCGGTGA
- a CDS encoding ABC transporter ATP-binding protein, whose protein sequence is MNPTDGVLELRAVHRTHGGGEAAVHALRGVSLTVAAGEMVAVMGPSGSGKSTLLALAGGLDRPTAGEVLVEGEALGGLAARELARLRRRRIGYVFQDLNLLGSLTAVENVALPLELDGTGVRAARRLALAALREVDVAGLADRFPDQMSGGQQQRVAIARALVGERRLVLADEPTGALDSQAGEAVLHLLRRRVDAGAAGVLVTHEARHAGWADRVVFLRDGVLVDSTAPLVGVEHLLSGSSR, encoded by the coding sequence ATGAACCCGACCGACGGGGTGCTGGAGCTGCGTGCGGTGCACCGCACGCACGGTGGCGGCGAGGCCGCCGTGCACGCGCTGCGCGGCGTCAGCCTCACCGTGGCCGCCGGCGAGATGGTGGCCGTGATGGGCCCCTCCGGCTCCGGCAAGTCCACCCTGCTGGCGCTGGCCGGCGGCCTGGACCGGCCCACGGCCGGTGAGGTGCTGGTCGAGGGCGAGGCGCTCGGCGGGCTCGCCGCCCGCGAGCTGGCCCGCCTGCGCCGGCGCCGGATCGGGTACGTCTTCCAGGACCTGAACCTGCTCGGCAGCCTGACCGCGGTGGAGAACGTGGCCCTCCCCCTGGAGCTGGACGGCACCGGGGTGCGGGCGGCCCGCCGGCTCGCCCTGGCCGCGCTGCGCGAGGTGGACGTCGCCGGCCTGGCCGACCGCTTCCCGGACCAGATGTCCGGCGGCCAGCAGCAGCGGGTGGCGATCGCCCGGGCGCTGGTCGGCGAGCGCCGGCTGGTGCTGGCCGACGAACCGACCGGGGCGCTGGACTCCCAGGCCGGCGAGGCGGTGCTGCACCTGCTGCGCCGCCGGGTGGACGCCGGCGCGGCCGGCGTGCTGGTCACGCACGAGGCCCGCCACGCCGGCTGGGCCGACCGGGTGGTGTTCCTGCGCGACGGGGTGCTGGTCGACTCGACCGCCCCGCTGGTCGGGGTCGAGCACCTGCTCAGCGGCAGCAGCCGGTGA